A single Cryptococcus deuterogattii R265 chromosome 2, complete sequence DNA region contains:
- a CDS encoding stearoyl-CoA desaturase (delta-9 desaturase): protein MSAAVLPMTPPLEKEESELVHRRPSPADELTPPHTPEQNPCKSTNGKGIDPIDPALLPSDRHIPDNYVSYTIANQKYLPPITWKNLIHNIQWISFLALTVTPSLAIYGIFTTAWNTKTAIWSVIYYFITGLGITAGYHRLWAHRAYNASIPLQYVLATAGSGAVEGSIKWWCRGHRAHHRYTDTDLDPYSAEKGFFWSHVGWMLVKPRGKIGVADVSDLSKNRVVKWQHRNYIPLILGMGFVFPTVVAGLGWGDWRGGFFFAGAARLCFVHHSTFCVNSLAHWLGEQPFDNKHSPRDHIITALCTIGEGYHNFHHQFPQDFRNAIKWFQYDPTKWFIWTMSKLGLASHLKRFPDNEVKKGQYTMKLQLLKEQADELQWPKSSNDLPVISWDDFKAEAKERSLVAIHGFIHDCSSFVEDHPGGAHLIKRAIGTDATTAFFGGVYDHSNAAHNLLAMMRVGILDGGMEVEHLKRRPADSEASSITNSPVSSASASSVDIQSLADDDFRLDQTQLNSQGPKPKAPFGQPQAQVADRWTLSVPPSEKLRIIQTVPEIRPGLLTHRSVGKLDKVTKADVGGEANEFSGKAPVAAA from the exons ATGTCTGCCGCCGTTCTGCCCATGACCCCTCCTCtcgaaaaggaagagagcgaGCTTGTTCACAGGCGGCCCTCCCCTGCTGATGAGCTCACTCCGCCTCATACTCCCGAACAAAACCCCTGCAAGTCAACCA ACGGCAAGGGAATCGACCCTATTGACCCCGCTCTCCTGCCTTCTGACCGACACATTCCTGACAACTACGTCTCCTACACCATCGCCAACCAGAAATACCTCCCTCCTATCACATGGAAGAACTTGATCCACAACATCCAGTGGATCTCTTTCCTCGCACTCACTGTTACTCCTTCCCTCGCTATATACGGTATTTTCACCACCGCCTGGAATACCAAGACTGCCAtttggag TGTTATCTACTACTTCATCACTGGCCTTGGTATCACCGCCGGTTACCACCGACTTTGGGCTCACCGTGCCTACAATGCCAGTATTCCTCTACAATATGTTCTTGCCACTGCCGGTAGCGGTGCTGTTGAAGGTTCCATCAAGTGGTGGTGCCGAGGTCACCGAGCCCATCACCGTTACACCGACACTGATCTTGACCCCTACTCCGCCGAGAAGGGCTTCTTCTGGTCCCACGTTGGATGGATGTTGGTCAAGCCCCGAGGCAAGATCGGAGTCGCCGATGTCAGTGATTTGAGCAAGAACAGGGTTGTGAAGTGGCAACACAGGAACTACATTCCCTTGATCTTGGGTATGGGTTTCGTCTTCCCTACCGTTGTCGCTGGTCTTGGCTGGGGAGACTGGAGGGGTggtttcttctttgctggTGCTGCCAGGTTGTGCTTTGTTCACCAC TCTACTTTCTGTGTCAACTCTCTTGCCCATTGGCTTGGTGAGCAGCCTTTCGACAACAAGCACTCTCCTCGAGACCATATTATCACTGCTCTTTGCACCATTGGCGAAGGTTACCACAACTTCCACCATCAATTCCCTCAGGACTTCCGAAACGCTATCAAGTGGTTCCAGTACGACCCCACCAAGTGGTTCATCTGGACCATGTCTAAGCTCGGTCTTGCCTCTCACTTGAAGCGTTTCCCCGACAATGAGGTTAAGAAGGGTCAGTACACCATGAAATTGCAGCTTCTTAAGGAGCAGGCCGATGAGCTTCAGTGGCCCAAGTCTAGCAACGACCTTCCTGTCATCAGCTGGGACGATTTCAAGGCTGAAGCCAAGGAGCGCTCTCTTGTTGCTATTCACGGTTTCATTCACGactgttcttccttcgttGAGGACCACCCTGGTGGTGCCCACCTCATCAAGCGTGCTATTGGTACTGATGCCACTACTGCCTTCTTTGGTGGTGTCTACGATCACTCCAACGCTGCACACAACTTGCTCGCTATGATGCGTGTCGGTATTCTTGATGGTGGTATGGAAGTCGAGCACCTCAAGCGACGTCCCGCCGACTCTGAAGCCTCCTCTATCACCAACTCTCCCGTttcttccgcctctgcctcctctGTCGACATCCAATCTCTCGCGGATGACGACTTCCGTCTCGACCAGACTCAGCTCAACTCTCAGGGCCCCAAGCCCAAGGCTCCTTTCGGTCAGCCTCAAGCTCAGGTCGCTGACAGGTGGACACTTTCCGTGCCTCCTAGTGAGAAGTTGAGGATTATCCAGACTGTGCCCGAGATCAGGCCGGGATTGTTGACTCACCGATCGGTCGGAAAGCTCGACAAGGTCACCAAGGCTGATGTCGGCGGTGAGGCCAACGAATTTAGCGGGAAGGCGCCTGTGGCTGCGGCTTAA
- a CDS encoding acyl-CoA dehydrogenase: protein MSDHPVLRYIPAGAWSLVEPLVSKRAKALLITLIDFLENDVVPSEALYHAQLPTDPATRWQTVPQVLGNLKIKAKKLGLWNLWLSGGDFQGMAGGEGGGLSNLEYAIMAEVMGHSIVLAPQATNCSAPDTGNMEVLARFGTQEQKNKYLVPLLNGDIRSSFAMTEYGVASSDATNFHNTQATSLSSSTLSLSGHKWWISGAGDPRTSVHIVLAITDPNNPSAYKRHTLLLVEPRQKGVKIVRPMTVMGYDDAPEGHCEVIYDNVQVDLVRGVVGGKEGLGRGFEMLQARLGPGRLHHCMRSLGVASRALDLLLQRVSDPARKTFGKYLREHGTVLAEIAHSRAEIDQSRLLVLAAARQIDLAGAKGALQDIGIAKFTVPKMALQVVDRAMQVHGAEGLSQDQPLASWYAQLRTLRFADGPDEVHIQQIGQRELKRVKELQNRMEKIRRESERLLKEGGKERAKL, encoded by the exons ATGTCCGACCACCCTGTGCTTAGATATATCCCTGCTGGCGCTTGGTCTTTG GTCGAACCTCTTGTCTCCAAACGAGCTAAGGCATTACTTATCACCCTTATTGATTTCCTTGAA AATGATGTGGTCCCTTCAGAGGCACTCTACCATGCACAACTTCCAACCGATCCTGCTACCCGCTGGCAAACGGTCCCACAGGTTTTGGGAAATCTTAAGATTAAAGCAAAGAAGCTGGGCTTGTGGAACCTTTGGttgagtggaggagatttTCAAGGAATggctggtggagagggCGGAGGATTGTCAAATCTCGAG TATGCCATAATGGCAGAAGTTATGGGTCACTCGATAGTTCTTGCCCCGCAAGCAACTAACTGCTCGGCCCCCGATACCGGCAACATGGAGGTGCTTGCCAGGTTTGGGACGCAAGAGCAAAAGAACAAGTACCTGGTGCCTCTTTTAAATGGGGACATCAGAAGCAGCTTTGCCATGACAGAATACGGAG TGGCTTCATCCGATGCTACTAATTTCCATAACACCCAGGCCACTTCGTTGTCTTCAAGCACTCTCTCACTGTCAGGACATAAATGGTGGATCTCAGGTGCCGGTGACCCTCGAACATCTGTTCATATAGTCTTGGCTATCACCGATCCCAATAATCCGTCAGCATACAAGCGACACACTCTGCTGCTTGTCGAACCACGCCAAAAGGGTGTGAAGATTGTACGACCGATGACGGTGATGGGATACGATGATGCACCAGAAGGGCACTGCGAAGTCATATACGATAATGTGCAAGTCGACCTTGTCAGGGGTGTCGTGGGCGGCAAAGAGGGGCTGGGAAGGGGATTTGAGATGCTGCAGGCAAGACTCGG ACCTGGACGACTCCATCACTGCATGCGTTCACTGGGTGTCGCTTCCAGGGCTCTTGACTTGCTGCTCCAGCGAGTATCTGACCCAGCAAGGAAAACGTTTGGAAAGTATTTGCGTGAACATG gaacTGTATTAGCAGAGATCGCACACTCCCGAGCAGAGATTGATCAATCACGATTGCTTGTCCTTGCTGCCGCCCGTCAGATTGACTTGGCTGGTGCCAAGGGCGCCTTGCAGGACATTGGTATCGCCAAG TTTACAGTCCCCAAGATGGCCTTGCAAGTAGTTGATCGTGCGATGCAAGTCCATGGCGCGGAAGGACTATCGCAAGACCAACCCCTCGCATCATGGTACGCTCAGTTGCGAACCTTGCGCTTCGCAGAT GGTCCTGATGAGGTACACATTCAGCAAATCGGTCAACGTGAGCTTAAGAGAGTGAAAGAATTGCAAAATAGGATGGAGAAAATTAGAAGGGAAAGTGAGAGACTACTAAAAGAGGGTGGCAAGGAAAGGGCAAAGCTGTAA